One window from the genome of Rhea pennata isolate bPtePen1 chromosome 16, bPtePen1.pri, whole genome shotgun sequence encodes:
- the LOC134147990 gene encoding uncharacterized protein LOC134147990 isoform X2 — MLPKDPGAPAPEERSGLPRRGAERGAVLLAQAFSELATVEASRLPHWCDAPAGSQHRQRPLRSARAASLTPRDAQVCSARGWVPCAQPAHGYRKMKLQHPRKSWSSCYLLLGKLYRVCRRQRADPSRS, encoded by the exons ATGCTCCCGAAGGATCCGGGCGCACCGGCGCCGGAGGAGAGGAGCGGTttgccgcggcgcggggccgagcggggAGCCGTGCTCCTCGCCCAG GCTTTTTCAGAGCTGGCTACCGTGGAGGCATCCCGACTGCCGCATTGGTGTGATGCTCCTGCCGGATCCCAGCACAGGCAGAGGCCCCTGCGCTCGGCGCGAGCAGCCTCACTGACGCCCCGGGACGCCCAGGTGTGCAGCGCCCGCGGCTGGGTGCCCTGTGCTCAGCCAGCTCACG ggtacagaaaaatgaaactgcaaCATCCGCGGAAGTCCTGGAGCTCCTGCTACCTCCTCCTGGGGAAGTTGTACAGAGTTTGCAG GCGGCAGCGAGCAGACCCTTCACGCAGCTAA
- the LOC134147782 gene encoding corticoliberin-like, whose protein sequence is MRVRMISAASVLVLLFLPSETCSPLQWPRGPARRLAPAPQPTWEPWPGATRPPLPDASPPAQRLPQLCPPHGAEPSAAPRAQRALHAGRRRDGKPNSLDLTFHLLREFLEMSREERLAQKALSNKLLLQSIGK, encoded by the coding sequence ATGCGGGTCAGGATGATTTCGGCTGCCTCGGTCCTCGTCCTGCTCTTCCTGCCCTCGGAGACCTGCTCGCCCCTGCAGtggccccggggcccggcccgccgcctcgccccggcCCCCCAGCCCACCTGggagccctggccaggagccaCGCGGCCCCCGCTGCCCGACGCCAGCCCCCCGGCCCAGAGActgccccagctctgcccgCCCCACGGGGCAGAGCCCTCGGCGGCCCCCCGGGCCCAGCGGGCGCTGCACGCCGGCAGGCGGCGGGACGGCAAACCCAACTCCCTGGACCTCACCTTCCACCTGCTCCGCGAGTTCCTGGAGATGTCCCGGGAGGAGAGACTGGCCCAGAAGGCGCTGAGCAATAAGCTGTTGCTGCAAAGTATAGGGAagtga
- the DNAJC5 gene encoding dnaJ homolog subfamily C member 5: MADQRQRSLSTSGESLYHVLGLDKNATSDDIKKSYRKLALKYHPDKNPDNPEAAEKFKEINNAHAILTDATKRNIYDKYGSLGLYVAEQFGEENVNTYFVLSSWWAKALFVFCGLITGCYCCCCLCCCCNCCCGKCKPKPPEGEEQEYYVSPEDLEAQLQSDEREASDTPIVIQPASATETTQLTADSHPSYHTDGFN, translated from the exons ATGGCAGACCAGAGGCAACGTTCGCTGTCTACCTCTGGAGAATCATTATACCATGTGCTAGGACTGGACAAGAATGCAACTTCTGACGATATTAAGAAGTCATACAG gaAGCTTGCATTGAAATACCATCCTGATAAGAATCCTGATAATCCAGAGGCAGCAGAAAAATTTAAAGAGATCAATAATGCACATGCAATATTGACTGATGCCACAAAGAGAAACATTTATGATAAGTATGGTTCTCTGGGTCTGTATGTAGCAGAGCagtttggagaagaaaatgtgaatacATACTTCGTCCTATCCAGCTGGTGGGCAAAG GCCTTGTTTGTGTTCTGTGGGCTGATCACAGGCTGCTATTGCTGttgctgtctgtgctgctgctgtaatTGTTGCTGTGGGAAATGTAAACCTAAACCTCCTGAAGGTGAAGAGCAGGAATACTACGtctctccagaggacttggAGGCACAGTTGCAGTCAGATGAAAGAG AGGCCTCAGACACACCTATTGTGATACAGCCAGCATCAGCCACAGAGACAACCCAGCTCACAGCTGACTCTCACCCCAGCTACCACACTGACGGATTTAATTAA